In Desulfomonile tiedjei DSM 6799, a genomic segment contains:
- a CDS encoding response regulator → MILLVEDNEDHAEIVMRSFKVHHAAHHIHHVTDGETALDYLLRRGNYTNPEKSPRPNLILLDLRLPKVDGLEVLKEIKQTKELRGIPVVILTSSQAGNDVKMACDYHANSYLVKPLEFSKFTELMRDLGSYWLGWNVNPFLGDAPV, encoded by the coding sequence ATGATTTTACTGGTAGAAGACAACGAAGATCATGCGGAAATAGTGATGCGCAGTTTTAAGGTCCATCATGCGGCTCATCACATTCACCATGTGACAGATGGGGAAACAGCGCTGGATTACCTACTTCGACGAGGCAATTACACCAATCCGGAGAAAAGCCCCCGACCAAACTTGATACTGTTGGATCTCCGGCTTCCGAAGGTCGATGGCTTGGAAGTGCTTAAGGAGATAAAACAGACAAAGGAATTACGCGGCATTCCGGTGGTCATCTTGACTAGTTCCCAGGCAGGGAATGACGTGAAGATGGCCTGCGATTATCATGCAAACAGTTATCTGGTGAAGCCGTTGGAATTCAGCAAGTTCACGGAACTCATGCGAGATCTCGGCTCTTACTGGCTCGGTTGGAATGTCAATCCCTTCCTTGGTGATGCCCCGGTTTAA
- a CDS encoding PAS domain S-box protein, with amino-acid sequence MINGTEDCVGPEEINLAERALLASIVEYSDDAIIGKKLDGTILSWNAAAEKMYGYSAQEAIGRSILIVVPPDRQDEMPRILEKVKKGETVDHYETKRMSHTGRQFHVSVSVSPIKNPSGEIVGACTIARDISDRKRAEEASQRAKEYSQGLLQASAERALLASIVEYSDDAIIGKTLNGTILSWNAAAEKMYGFSAEQAIGQSILVVVPPDRQDEIPKILERIKRGETVEHYETKRMDKYGDEIYVSVTVSPIKNASGEIVGASTVARDISDRKRAEEALQRASAYSRSLIEASLDPLVTISAEGKITDVNTATERVTGYSRNELIGTDFADYFTDPSRAREGYQQAFRDGSVRDYELEIRHRSGSLTQVTYNASVYSDDSGTIIGLFAAARDISDRKRAEKALQTASAYNRSLIEASLDPLVTISGEGKITDVNTGTERVTGYSRNELIGTDFADYFTDPEKARAGYQQAFKDGSVRDYELEIRHKNGELTPVMYNASVYRDESGTIIGLFAAARDITESKRAEKALQAASAYNRSLIEASLDPLVTISAEGKITDVNTGTERVTGYSRNELIGTDFADYFTDPSRARAGYQQVFRDGLVKDYELEIRHKNGELTPVMYNASVYRDESGRITGVFAAARDISDRKRAEEALKTASAYNRSLIEASLDPLVTISAEGKITDVNTGTERVTGFSRNELIGKDFADYFTDPENARAGYQQAFRDGSVRDYELEIRHKNGDLTQVTYNASVYSDESGKIIGLFAAARDISDRKRAEKALQTASAYNRSLIEASLDPLVTISAEGKINDVNTATERVTGYSRNELIGTDFADYFTDPAKARAGYQQAFKDGSVRDYELEIRHKNGDLTQVTYNASVYSDESGKIIGLFAAARDISDRKRAEKALQTASAYNRSLVEASLDPLVTISAEGKITDVNTGTERVTGFSRNELIGTDFADYFTDPSRARAGYQQVFRDGLVKDYELEIRHKNGMLTPVMYNASVYRDESGDIVGVFAAARDISDRKRAEEALQTASAYNRSLIEASLDPLVTISAEGKINDVNTATERVTGYSRNELVGTDFADYFTSPENARAGYQQAFRDGSVRDYELEIRHKSGNLTQVTYNASVYSDESGKIIGLFAAARDISARKKAEEALAKRNRDIEAILNASADSVFLLSADWSIVALNEATALRFGWKSNEVLGESLSSILPPDIEAKSRAKFNEVLQTGYAVRFEDEKDGRFYYTSFYPVLDANGNVGGVAGFDRDITEAKQAEIERERLITELEAKNAELERFTYSVSHDLRSPLITIRTFLGFVAENVTNGNTENLKSDLDRIDKAAEKMGQLLGEILELSRVGRLFNPPTKVPMRELVDETLELLSGRIAQHGVEVQVAPDLPILLVDRPRLLEVFQNLIENSMKFMGDQPHPRIEIGIKENGDETLLFVRDNGIGINPLYHEKVFGLFNKLDQKTEGTGIGLALAKRIVEVHGGRIWVESEGIGSGSTFYLTLPCPAPDDEK; translated from the coding sequence ATGATCAATGGGACGGAAGACTGCGTAGGTCCGGAGGAAATTAACCTGGCTGAACGAGCCCTCTTGGCGTCGATAGTGGAATACTCAGACGATGCGATCATCGGAAAGAAGTTAGATGGCACTATTCTCAGTTGGAATGCTGCTGCTGAAAAGATGTACGGCTACTCCGCGCAAGAAGCCATCGGCCGGTCCATTCTCATCGTAGTTCCGCCGGACCGTCAGGACGAGATGCCCAGAATTCTTGAAAAGGTGAAAAAAGGCGAGACAGTCGACCATTACGAAACAAAGCGAATGAGTCACACTGGCCGGCAATTCCACGTCTCAGTCTCTGTATCTCCAATTAAGAATCCATCCGGGGAAATCGTAGGGGCCTGCACGATCGCCCGCGACATCAGCGACCGAAAACGAGCTGAAGAGGCATCACAGAGGGCTAAAGAGTATAGCCAGGGCCTTCTCCAGGCGAGCGCGGAGAGGGCCCTTTTAGCATCCATAGTCGAATACTCGGATGACGCGATTATCGGAAAAACGTTGAATGGCACAATCCTGAGTTGGAATGCCGCTGCAGAGAAAATGTACGGCTTCTCCGCCGAACAAGCCATCGGCCAGTCCATTCTCGTCGTGGTGCCGCCGGACCGTCAGGACGAAATACCTAAAATTCTCGAGCGAATTAAAAGGGGCGAGACCGTTGAGCATTACGAAACAAAACGAATGGACAAATATGGCGACGAAATCTACGTCTCTGTGACCGTCTCGCCAATTAAGAATGCATCCGGGGAAATTGTAGGAGCCTCGACCGTTGCACGCGATATCAGTGACCGGAAGCGAGCGGAAGAAGCATTGCAGAGAGCCAGTGCATATAGCCGAAGTCTGATCGAAGCGAGTTTGGACCCGCTGGTCACGATCAGTGCCGAAGGTAAGATTACCGACGTTAATACCGCGACTGAACGCGTCACCGGTTATTCGCGAAATGAACTCATCGGGACGGACTTTGCAGACTACTTCACCGATCCTTCTCGAGCAAGGGAAGGATATCAGCAGGCTTTCAGGGATGGTTCGGTGAGGGATTATGAACTGGAGATCAGGCATAGAAGCGGAAGCCTTACTCAGGTGACGTACAATGCCTCTGTGTATTCTGACGATTCCGGAACGATTATCGGCCTATTTGCAGCGGCTCGCGACATCAGTGACCGAAAGCGTGCTGAAAAAGCGTTGCAGACAGCCAGCGCATATAACAGAAGTCTCATTGAAGCCAGCCTGGATCCATTGGTGACAATCAGTGGCGAAGGAAAGATCACTGACGTCAATACTGGAACCGAGCGGGTTACAGGTTATTCACGAAATGAACTGATTGGAACGGATTTTGCCGATTATTTCACAGATCCTGAAAAGGCCAGAGCCGGTTATCAACAGGCTTTCAAAGATGGTTCGGTGAGGGACTATGAACTGGAGATCAGGCACAAAAACGGAGAGTTGACTCCGGTCATGTACAACGCTTCCGTCTATCGGGATGAATCCGGGACTATTATCGGTCTTTTTGCAGCAGCTCGCGATATCACCGAAAGTAAGCGTGCTGAAAAGGCATTGCAGGCAGCCAGTGCATATAACCGCAGTCTGATCGAGGCCAGTTTGGACCCCCTGGTCACTATTAGCGCAGAAGGAAAAATCACTGACGTCAATACTGGAACCGAGCGGGTTACAGGTTATTCACGAAATGAACTGATTGGAACGGATTTTGCCGATTATTTCACAGATCCTTCAAGAGCAAGGGCTGGTTACCAGCAGGTCTTCAGAGATGGTTTAGTGAAAGACTATGAACTGGAGATCAGGCACAAAAACGGAGAATTGACTCCGGTCATGTACAACGCTTCCGTCTATCGGGATGAGTCAGGGAGAATCACGGGCGTCTTTGCAGCAGCCCGCGACATCAGTGACCGAAAGCGCGCTGAAGAGGCATTGAAGACAGCCAGTGCATATAACAGAAGCCTCATCGAGGCCAGCTTGGACCCGCTGGTCACTATTAGCGCAGAAGGAAAGATCACTGACGTCAATACCGGAACCGAGCGTGTCACCGGCTTTTCACGAAACGAGTTGATCGGGAAGGATTTTGCCGACTATTTCACCGATCCTGAGAATGCGAGGGCTGGATATCAACAGGCATTCAGAGATGGATCGGTGAGAGACTATGAATTGGAGATCAGGCACAAAAACGGCGATCTCACTCAGGTTACCTATAATGCTTCAGTATATAGTGACGAGTCCGGGAAGATTATCGGCCTGTTTGCAGCAGCCCGCGACATCAGCGACCGCAAGCGCGCAGAAAAGGCGTTGCAGACAGCCAGTGCATATAACAGAAGCCTCATCGAAGCCAGTCTGGACCCTCTGGTGACTATCAGCGCGGAAGGAAAGATCAATGACGTCAACACGGCTACAGAGCGGGTTACCGGTTATTCACGAAACGAACTGATCGGAACGGATTTCGCCGATTATTTCACAGATCCTGCGAAGGCCAGAGCTGGATACCAACAGGCATTCAAGGATGGATCGGTGAGAGACTATGAATTGGAGATCAGGCACAAGAACGGCGACCTCACTCAGGTTACCTACAATGCTTCAGTATATAGTGACGAGTCCGGGAAGATTATCGGCCTATTTGCAGCGGCCCGTGACATCAGTGACCGTAAGCGGGCAGAAAAGGCGTTGCAGACAGCCAGCGCATATAACAGAAGCCTTGTCGAGGCCAGCTTGGATCCTCTGGTGACCATCAGCGCGGAAGGAAAAATCACGGATGTGAACACCGGAACCGAGCGAGTCACCGGCTTCTCACGAAATGAACTCATTGGGACGGACTTTGCCGACTACTTCACCGATCCTTCAAGAGCGAGAGCCGGATACCAGCAGGTCTTTAGAGATGGTTTGGTGAAAGATTACGAACTGGAGATTCGGCACAAGAATGGGATGTTGACACCGGTTATGTATAACGCGTCGGTTTACCGGGATGAATCCGGGGATATTGTCGGTGTGTTCGCAGCGGCCCGTGACATCAGTGACCGTAAGCGGGCAGAAGAGGCATTGCAGACAGCCAGCGCATATAACAGAAGTCTCATTGAGGCCAGTTTGGATCCTCTGGTAACTATTAGTGCCGAAGGCAAGATTAATGACGTCAACACAGCTACAGAGCGGGTTACCGGTTATTCACGAAATGAGCTCGTCGGGACGGATTTTGCCGATTATTTCACCAGTCCCGAAAATGCCCGAGCCGGATATCAACAGGCATTCAGAGATGGATCGGTCAGGGATTATGAACTGGAGATCCGGCATAAGAGCGGAAATCTGACTCAGGTCACATATAATGCCTCTGTATATAGCGACGAATCAGGAAAGATTATCGGCCTGTTTGCAGCGGCTCGCGATATTAGTGCTCGCAAAAAGGCAGAAGAAGCCCTCGCGAAAAGAAACAGAGACATTGAAGCAATATTGAATGCCAGTGCGGACTCCGTCTTCCTCTTATCGGCTGATTGGTCCATTGTTGCACTGAACGAAGCCACTGCATTAAGGTTTGGATGGAAAAGCAACGAAGTGCTCGGGGAGTCACTTTCCAGTATTCTGCCACCGGATATTGAAGCCAAAAGCAGAGCCAAGTTTAACGAGGTATTGCAAACCGGTTATGCAGTGCGCTTCGAAGACGAGAAGGATGGCAGATTCTATTACACCAGTTTCTATCCTGTTCTTGATGCCAACGGAAATGTTGGTGGAGTCGCAGGATTTGACAGGGATATCACAGAAGCGAAACAAGCAGAGATCGAGCGTGAAAGACTGATCACGGAACTGGAAGCCAAGAACGCCGAACTGGAGAGATTTACATATTCGGTCTCCCATGACCTGAGGAGTCCCTTGATCACCATCAGGACCTTCTTAGGATTTGTCGCAGAGAACGTAACCAATGGAAATACTGAAAACCTGAAATCTGACTTGGATCGAATTGACAAGGCAGCAGAGAAGATGGGACAACTTCTGGGAGAGATTCTGGAGCTTTCCCGGGTCGGCAGGCTGTTCAATCCGCCGACAAAAGTGCCTATGCGAGAACTGGTAGATGAGACCCTGGAACTGTTGTCCGGAAGAATTGCGCAACATGGCGTGGAGGTACAGGTGGCTCCGGATCTGCCTATCCTGCTCGTCGATCGTCCGCGGTTACTGGAAGTCTTCCAAAACCTTATCGAGAATTCAATGAAATTTATGGGAGATCAGCCACATCCGCGAATCGAGATTGGCATAAAAGAGAATGGCGATGAGACTTTGCTCTTTGTTCGAGACAATGGCATAGGCATTAATCCCCTTTACCATGAAAAGGTGTTCGGACTTTTTAACAAATTGGATCAAAAAACCGAAGGAACCGGCATAGGATTAGCCTTGGCCAAGCGAATCGTCGAAGTGCATGGTGGCCGTATTTGGGTAGAATCAGAAGGCATCGGAAGTGGTTCCACCTTTTATCTCACTCTCCCCTGCCCTGCGCCTGATGACGAGAAATGA
- a CDS encoding class I adenylate-forming enzyme family protein: protein MVKSVNASWWIQRWNELQPEKTAILFEDRNISYRQLHMRSNATSCWLQSLGIEKGDRVAVLLENCPEFIELYLACSRLGAIFVPINFRLAAPEVDYLIRHSRPRLFVFSKRFMNTFQSLDSESYRPPLLAAVVGDTKPSNRIFNYDLDTRSFEGKAPFITPSLGPADPEEPHVIMYTSGTTGRPKGAVLSHRKTFFNCLNAEIFFQLSFQDNMLVMLPLFHSGGLFIQASPCLFKGATLVIHPRFDPIKTYRDIERFKITKLLGVPTVFRSLLSVDPRERGDLSSLHVCAIGGEKVTHELLVECRENGFPLRQIMGQTETSILLWASEEESIARPGTVGRPVFHAEVTLVDKQGKRVSPNEVGEIVVRGSIMMKEYWQDPVQTEQIFSGGWLRTGDLARMDDDGYFYLVDRAKDMYISGGENVYPAEVERVLKEHPAVEDAAVVGDFHELWGECGHAFLLLRKDSSLTEDMLIAFCKERLASYKLPRKITFCVSFPRTPLGKVRKFLLKNNSHSESGK, encoded by the coding sequence ATGGTCAAATCAGTTAATGCGTCCTGGTGGATACAACGCTGGAATGAGCTCCAGCCTGAAAAAACTGCAATTCTCTTCGAAGATCGAAATATTAGCTACCGACAGCTCCACATGCGGTCAAACGCAACCAGTTGTTGGCTTCAGTCGTTAGGAATAGAAAAAGGCGACCGTGTTGCGGTCCTTCTGGAGAACTGTCCGGAATTTATAGAGCTTTACCTGGCGTGCTCGCGACTCGGCGCCATCTTTGTGCCGATAAATTTCAGACTGGCGGCTCCTGAAGTCGATTACCTGATAAGACACAGCCGTCCGCGTTTGTTCGTGTTCAGCAAACGATTCATGAATACGTTCCAAAGTCTGGATTCCGAGTCGTACAGGCCGCCTCTCCTGGCTGCTGTTGTGGGCGATACCAAGCCATCCAATCGCATTTTCAATTACGATCTGGATACACGGAGTTTCGAAGGCAAAGCTCCCTTCATAACGCCATCGCTCGGTCCTGCCGATCCTGAAGAGCCTCATGTAATCATGTACACCTCCGGGACTACAGGTCGGCCGAAAGGGGCTGTGCTGAGTCATCGAAAGACCTTTTTCAATTGTCTTAATGCGGAAATCTTCTTTCAACTCTCTTTTCAGGATAACATGCTCGTGATGCTCCCGCTATTCCATTCCGGCGGCCTGTTTATCCAGGCTTCACCGTGTCTTTTCAAAGGAGCTACCCTGGTAATTCATCCTCGATTCGATCCCATCAAAACATATCGGGATATCGAACGATTCAAGATCACGAAACTCCTGGGAGTTCCCACCGTATTCCGATCTCTTCTGAGCGTGGATCCGAGAGAACGAGGAGACCTTTCATCATTGCACGTGTGCGCAATCGGTGGTGAAAAAGTCACTCACGAACTTCTGGTAGAATGTCGCGAGAACGGGTTTCCTCTGCGGCAGATCATGGGACAGACTGAAACCTCCATTCTCTTGTGGGCTTCGGAAGAAGAGTCAATTGCCCGCCCCGGAACGGTAGGAAGACCGGTGTTTCATGCGGAGGTCACGCTTGTCGATAAACAGGGTAAACGGGTAAGCCCCAATGAAGTGGGCGAAATAGTCGTTCGTGGATCCATCATGATGAAGGAATATTGGCAGGATCCTGTCCAGACCGAACAGATCTTCAGCGGAGGTTGGTTGCGTACCGGCGATCTTGCCCGTATGGACGACGACGGTTATTTCTACCTTGTTGACAGGGCAAAAGACATGTACATATCCGGCGGAGAAAACGTGTACCCCGCGGAAGTGGAACGAGTGCTCAAAGAACACCCCGCAGTGGAAGATGCAGCAGTTGTCGGCGATTTTCATGAATTATGGGGAGAATGCGGGCACGCATTTCTTCTTCTGCGCAAGGATTCGTCATTGACCGAGGACATGTTGATCGCGTTTTGCAAAGAACGACTCGCATCGTATAAACTGCCTCGAAAAATAACCTTCTGCGTCTCGTTTCCGCGTACACCTCTGGGCAAAGTGCGTAAGTTTTTGCTCAAGAACAACTCGCATTCCGAATCGGGTAAGTGA
- a CDS encoding GNAT family N-acetyltransferase, whose amino-acid sequence MQFRMFFRLPETVFRTLLVMEFFYDEDMDWYEVKVFRGSDLIGYVHGYANRGWSPQVNNIWVMDKYRREGIASAMMSKIESYFGQIPVPGTPIEENEGAAAFWRKYLSGRSPQGRDPTDENDSFIER is encoded by the coding sequence GTGCAGTTCAGAATGTTCTTTCGGCTACCCGAAACTGTTTTTAGAACCTTGTTGGTCATGGAGTTCTTTTATGACGAGGATATGGACTGGTATGAAGTAAAGGTCTTCCGAGGATCCGATTTGATTGGGTATGTGCATGGATATGCGAACCGAGGCTGGTCTCCTCAAGTGAACAACATCTGGGTAATGGATAAATATCGACGGGAGGGGATAGCGTCCGCAATGATGTCCAAGATTGAATCATATTTCGGGCAAATCCCTGTCCCGGGAACCCCGATTGAAGAAAACGAGGGGGCGGCGGCATTTTGGAGAAAGTACTTGTCCGGGAGATCTCCTCAAGGACGCGATCCAACCGACGAGAATGATTCTTTCATAGAGAGATGA
- a CDS encoding DMT family transporter, which produces MSASTKGYLCVLIAAVLWASSGTSGKALFESGVEPLDLVQVRVTFASLFLAFFLSIFSKSSLKIRWKDLAYFLLLGGVVMTLVQFSYFFTISKIQVVAAILLQYLSPVVVALFSILFWSERLTALKLIALVGSLIGCYLVVGGYNLELLHMNRVGIASGLAAAVFYACYALLGERAMHRYSPWTTVFYSLFFAAFSLNLCCGPLKFLWLGYTYEQWALMTYIVLFGTILPFGFYFTGINFIRSTRAMITATFEPISAGVMAYFFLGEKLEYLQILGAILVLAAILLLQFQQASDPMTPDRIRRERSLIQD; this is translated from the coding sequence ATGTCCGCTTCCACAAAAGGTTATCTCTGTGTGCTGATTGCTGCGGTTCTCTGGGCCTCTTCGGGAACTTCAGGAAAGGCCCTATTTGAGTCAGGCGTTGAACCGCTGGATCTCGTTCAGGTCCGTGTAACATTTGCATCCTTATTCCTTGCTTTCTTCCTGAGCATATTTTCCAAATCTTCGCTGAAAATCAGATGGAAAGATCTCGCCTATTTCCTGCTTCTCGGCGGTGTCGTAATGACACTGGTGCAGTTTTCGTATTTCTTTACTATCAGCAAGATTCAGGTTGTCGCTGCCATATTGTTGCAGTACCTTTCGCCGGTTGTTGTTGCTCTGTTCTCCATATTGTTCTGGAGCGAGCGTCTCACTGCTCTAAAATTGATTGCGTTGGTCGGTTCTTTGATCGGATGTTATCTCGTGGTAGGCGGATACAATCTCGAACTATTGCACATGAACCGGGTAGGAATTGCCTCGGGATTAGCTGCGGCCGTCTTTTATGCTTGTTATGCCCTCTTGGGAGAACGAGCGATGCATCGGTACAGTCCCTGGACGACTGTGTTCTATTCTCTCTTTTTTGCGGCTTTTTCCCTGAACCTTTGCTGTGGACCTCTCAAATTCCTTTGGCTCGGGTACACGTACGAGCAGTGGGCTCTCATGACGTATATTGTGTTATTCGGGACAATATTGCCGTTCGGCTTTTACTTTACCGGAATAAACTTCATCAGGTCGACTCGTGCCATGATAACTGCCACCTTCGAACCAATTTCCGCAGGCGTTATGGCCTATTTCTTCTTAGGCGAAAAGCTGGAGTATCTTCAAATCCTGGGAGCGATCCTGGTGCTGGCTGCTATTTTACTGCTGCAATTTCAGCAAGCGTCGGATCCCATGACTCCTGACCGAATCCGACGTGAGCGGAGCCTAATTCAGGATTGA
- a CDS encoding glutaredoxin family protein, whose translation MEVCKLYSLSTCSHCKACKRFLGDCGIEYEFTDVDLLPDDMRTEALDEIKRLTSRCAFPTIIIGQKVIVGFKEAEIREALGL comes from the coding sequence ATGGAAGTGTGCAAGCTCTACTCTCTCAGTACCTGCAGCCATTGCAAAGCCTGCAAGAGATTCCTGGGTGACTGCGGGATCGAATATGAATTTACGGATGTGGATCTACTGCCGGATGACATGCGTACAGAGGCTCTGGACGAGATCAAACGACTGACCTCCCGATGCGCATTCCCCACTATAATTATCGGACAAAAGGTGATTGTCGGATTCAAGGAAGCCGAGATTAGAGAGGCTCTCGGGCTTTGA
- a CDS encoding sensor histidine kinase, which translates to MAEKSINILLVEDEEAHAEALRRAFRKAEGPPVNLTCVSNIEDALTYLSESFPDLVISDWLLPDGKGTDILPAGEEDRSFPIILMTSHGDERLAVDAMKAGAADYVVKSPLAFADMPYLALRVLQQWELVAEHKRNQEKLRESEERFRTVFEQGPLGMHIADLNYRFVTCNKAYSQIVGYSEEELRKLTFTDISFPEDIAEDIEKAKKLYRGEIPYYKMEKRLVRKQGEIVWIGFTRSIVRDSEGKPLYFLSMIEDISERKRTEELLRRGVEELARSNEDLRQFAYVASHDLQEPLRNVANCLQLLEQRHKGKLGGDSDQLIDWAVAGAKKMRSLIIDLLTFSRISTKGNSLEETDSEEVAKEALVNLRYVIDEHGACITHDPLPIVNADPVQLMQVFQNLIGNAIKFRRDEPPKIHISAERNGSGDWVFSVKDNGIGIPERHHDRIFVIFQRLQKKGPFKGTGMGLAIVKKIIERHKGRVWVESEVGVGSTFYFTMPDSDARSAE; encoded by the coding sequence TTGGCTGAAAAATCTATCAATATTTTGCTGGTTGAAGACGAAGAAGCCCATGCAGAGGCCCTTAGAAGAGCCTTTCGGAAAGCTGAGGGCCCTCCTGTGAACCTGACCTGCGTCTCCAATATCGAGGATGCATTGACATATTTGAGTGAATCTTTTCCTGATCTCGTTATCTCGGACTGGCTGCTGCCGGATGGCAAAGGCACGGATATTCTGCCTGCAGGTGAGGAAGATCGTTCTTTTCCAATAATTCTGATGACCAGCCACGGGGATGAACGGCTCGCTGTGGATGCCATGAAAGCAGGCGCAGCGGATTACGTGGTAAAATCCCCGCTAGCGTTCGCAGACATGCCGTATCTCGCTTTACGGGTTTTGCAGCAATGGGAGCTGGTAGCCGAACATAAGCGAAATCAAGAAAAGCTCCGGGAAAGCGAGGAGCGTTTCCGGACAGTATTTGAACAAGGTCCGCTCGGCATGCATATAGCGGACCTGAATTATCGTTTTGTGACTTGTAATAAGGCCTATTCTCAAATTGTGGGATATTCCGAGGAAGAGCTCAGAAAATTGACATTTACGGACATCTCGTTCCCGGAAGATATTGCTGAGGATATTGAAAAGGCAAAAAAACTGTACAGAGGCGAAATACCTTATTATAAGATGGAAAAACGTCTTGTTAGGAAACAGGGCGAGATCGTATGGATTGGTTTTACAAGATCCATTGTCAGGGATTCCGAAGGGAAGCCGTTATATTTCCTGAGCATGATTGAAGATATTTCTGAACGTAAGCGGACGGAAGAGCTTCTGCGACGTGGAGTCGAAGAACTGGCACGCTCGAACGAGGATCTGAGACAATTTGCATATGTGGCGTCGCATGATCTGCAGGAACCATTACGAAACGTTGCCAACTGTCTGCAACTTTTGGAGCAACGCCACAAAGGCAAGCTTGGAGGCGATTCAGATCAACTCATAGATTGGGCCGTGGCAGGCGCCAAGAAGATGAGGTCACTTATCATTGATTTGCTGACATTTTCGCGTATCTCCACGAAAGGGAATTCCCTCGAAGAAACGGATTCCGAAGAAGTAGCAAAAGAGGCGTTGGTCAATTTGAGATATGTCATAGACGAGCATGGAGCCTGCATAACTCATGATCCTCTGCCGATTGTCAACGCCGATCCTGTGCAGCTCATGCAGGTATTTCAGAATCTTATTGGCAACGCGATAAAATTTCGGCGTGATGAACCGCCCAAGATCCACATTTCTGCCGAGAGAAATGGAAGTGGTGATTGGGTCTTTTCTGTCAAGGACAATGGGATTGGTATTCCCGAGCGTCACCATGATCGTATTTTCGTGATTTTTCAGCGACTACAGAAAAAAGGACCGTTCAAAGGGACAGGTATGGGGCTCGCGATCGTAAAGAAAATAATCGAACGTCACAAAGGGCGAGTCTGGGTTGAATCCGAAGTTGGGGTCGGTTCGACGTTTTATTTCACAATGCCGGACAGTGACGCTCGTTCCGCTGAGTAA